Genomic segment of Hydra vulgaris chromosome 11, alternate assembly HydraT2T_AEP:
tttaaaagcttaTAAGATAGAAATAGAAACATTTGTATGGCTAACTTTGGCGTGTCTTTGAGTATATTAGTTAAGTAACTTAaatgattgttaaaaaatttacttttttactttgtgATTACTTTTATCCATTAAGTAAATCAAACTAAatctaacttaaaaatattattgactaactttaaagtaatttaagtttaaaagcgCATATGTGGTGCCATTTGGCTAGTTAACACCCTTATAACCTGCTGTGTGTCCTGCCACCTTTGTAGGACTTGCTTTTCTagattaaagttgaaaaaaaataactttgaatctaaaaaaacatatttactcTTTTAGGTGTTATTTCTGGTCAAATTTACTGAGCCCTAATTATATCTGTCAGCCAATGAGCCTAATTATATCTGTTCAGACCATGCTATGATCTTACTAACATTATTGTTACCTTTTGTCTGGCTTTAATTTAGTCATTGTGAGAATTCCttttatgattttctttgtTATGGTACCTATGttaagtaattataaaataatcatttatctttggatagcttttatttttatttttatttttttgtgaaaaaaaaaagtctttaccCTACCCCATGGGTTACATTCTCCTTAGCAAGGctcctcaaatttttttttttttttggtaattgttGACATTTCTCTcaatatttatatgcaattttttGTCTGGTAtgcttaatttaaaacttagtttttatttgctattatcaatattaaaaaggtAATAATATCTTGGCTAAACAGAGAAACTATCTGAATCaagtgaaaatttaaaaaaaaaaagtatatttagttATGTGCATTCATGAAGACTGTTTCAGCTTGGTTTCTtttcatatctttaaaacttataattttttatgtaaaataaatatctaataaaaaactaaaaacaaaaactgtaaaaaattttatttgttttttgaatttttctaagtGAGCATTggcatttaaatatataaaagttggcAAACTTGacgtttgttttttaataaattttctgctAAATGTTCATTGATTTGTTAAGCCCTACAGTTAGTTTCATTTTGGCATATTTAgcaattttaggattttttccAAAGTTGAAGGggtcataatttttttctaatagttttctaaatattctaaatagttctagaaaaaatgagacaagtgtctcattttttctagaactattTTCTTGATAGTTCTCTCtttaaaaaagtggtttttattaacttgtgttaaattaaaaaaaattatgacctcctcaactttagaaaaaatcctaaaattgctaaaatatgCCAAAATGAAACTAACTGTAGCATTATTCTATTCATCCACAAGTTTTTACAGATAAGTTTTCTAATTAGTTACTACTGTCTGCAATAAATGGGTAAAACATAGGCAGCTTGTTGCAATTTAGAActtaaatatatctaaaagcAAAATGTCCAATTTTCAGCCATTTTGAGATGCTTGtaaatttttctaacaatttGTTTTGATCTAAGATGAGCAGCATATAACACCATTAGACCTAACTATCTGAAAATGCAAACATTATAAACTTGTCAAATCCACATCAAAAATgccagcatttttaaataaccctATTTATCAATCATCAACGGTTGAATGTGTTACTAGAAACCAGTGCCCCTCTAATCTGCCAACTGGCCAATGTGAAGGGTGCAACTAATTATAAGtcatttcttaataaaaagaaaaatgtggtTGGTTGTCCTCTTCTTGATCTGGACTTTATAGTAGATAGGGGCACAAAGGAGGCAGTAACTTTTTAGAGACCTTCATTATGGTTCAAATAAAggtttctaaattaatttatatatttagatacttaatatctaaatatctaaattaatttcataatgaaaccattatttctttaaattatattttattataggtaATCAGTGGTCTGTGTGTGGTCTGGATTTTCCCCCTCCCCCACTCACCAAGGTGAGGGGGAGGGGTTGGGGGTGGCACTAATCGAAGGGGAAGGGGCAACCAACTTTTAGtagtatatttaacttttgttaattatcttttgaaaccatttatattgtatttttgctGGAAAATCTGGCCCATATTTTTGATAGTAACTATCAAAATGTGAATCTTATGGTAAAAGCatgaaaaaatgcaataaagatCTAATGGCCTTAACTGCATATTCATTAGAAAATGAATCGTGTACGCTTCATGCTAGAAAATGAATGCTTGTATCTTTGTAAGTtgtttgcccccccccccctatatataattatttgttataaatttaagtacatcaATTGAAATAAGATTgtcttaataactttttttattaggaaCTTTTTCCATTAAACAAACGTACTGTAGAAAACTTTGAAGCATACTTCAGTGGTGCTAATCTAAATCAAATAGTAGAATTtcaagtatagtttttttttttcattttatttatatttaaaaagaaatttataattaatactttttaaacttgaataGCAACCCAAAAGtaacaactttaaatattttttttatgtagagaAATCAGAATACTCGAACTTCCATACAAGAATTAAAGAGTCGTTTAAAGAAGCTGCTTGAAAATGATGGTAGTGCTGCAGAGGTATTCaatagtttttgtcttttttgaaacttcagtaaaaattatgcaattcacaataaaaatttaaaaattatgatcatTTTACTGTGTGCATATAATACTGCTCACATAAATATTGGTGTTTCCATTACATTACCCTGCAGGAAAACTCTGGTAgtggtttattttttgttattaaaactacaccaataaatttattttttcaatgttatagCTCAAAAGATGTGTGCTTGGATTTAGTCATTTTAGATAAGATGAATCAACatgtttttaactaaataagttaaaaaactgatacattttattttaaaactatatttctcTAATAAGGGTTTTGTAGAACTGAtgcattaaattcaaaacatgTATATTGTTGTCCTAtctatttcttatttttgtggaaatcaattcttaaaaaaaaaaatatttggcaaCAAAAATTTTGTGAATCTTAGCTACAATTCCATTTATATCAGACATCAGGTTTggcttataaaaattttagtatttttaaaaaaaatgtatccaAAAAGTtatccaaaattatttttaaagaattacaTAAGTaatagttaagaaaaaaaaattcacaaagcTAGAGCTGTAAATTTATTGaatgtttaattttagaatatggtttgtaaaaattaaaatataaaaaaaaaaagaatttgtttattagtagtttgaaattttttaaaaatatatcatgaaaTTTTGTGTTCATAGGTAATTGTAGTTTCTAAGGATTGCAAGGAAAAACATAGTCTAAAAGATTCAGAAGTTTGTATTCtggtaattattttattagttttaattttggtaattattttgattttttgataattttattatcagttttatttatttttattatgtatcttattgaatttttgttataattcaATAAAGTAATTATACCCAGTGGGCATGTTTTAGAGGTCTAAAATTAATACGTTTTTAAACGTGTTTCAGATGTTTAAAACACGTCCTGGACCCCATGTGTAGCTTCTATTATAGAAGGTTATAGATTCTATTTATAGaagattgaatttttattttgttgagttgttaatGAAATATCTTATTAGTTGTGGACTTCATTAATGAATGCTGTTGAATGGAACAAAAAAGAAGATTTGTTGGCTGAGCAAGCATtacgtcatttaaaaaaatattcttcgGTTCTACAAGCTTTTACGCCAGAAAATGAAGTTGAACTTATGCTTTTGCAAAGAATACAAGAATATTGTTACGATAATATGAACTTTATGAAACTCTTTCAGAAGATCATTAtgctattttataaaagtaatctatttttttaattaaatatcgAAAGTaggttttttctttattaaatatataaaggaCCACAAAGGCTTATGCAAAATGAGGGTGTATTGAGTTTAGTTTACTATGCCATATTTATCATTACTAGAAACTATCGTGTATACGTTCGTGTGTTTTTATACTGTGCCACTAGAaagttaacattattttaatttctaaagttTAATTTAGCTGATGTTATTGGAGAAGATGCTATCATACGATGGTACAAAGACGGTCACAGTGCTAAAGGCAAAAGTGTTTTTCTCAGTCAGATGGAGAAAATGGTTGAATGGTTACAGAGTGCTGAAGAAGAATCCTCCGAAGACGAAAGcgataattaaaagtttaaccTACATTTATCGTGAGAACTTCTTAATTCTTCTTACCCAACCTCACTTCGGTTTGCTTATGCTAGAATCTGTAACTTAAAATCGTAATGTTTTTTATCGTCccgtttcttttttaaaaaacgaaataaaatgtGAATAAGCGGTATTTTATCGCGTTTTtgtcaattaaatttttgagcAAACCGGCTTAAGGATCTGTGattccatttttaaattgaatagtGTATTGCATTAGTAATTAAAAGAAACCGTATTTTGTAGTGTTTTTaggaaagaaaaatatatatcttgGGTGGGTAGGACATAAAATTAACTATTGTAAGATGGCGAAATATTCATGTATTACAAGAGTTTTTAtagatcaatatttttaatattcaatttcTGTTCTTTTGAGATAATCCTGAAGATGCATTTTGCTACATCAAATTTCCTTACTCCGTacttaatttgaaatttttttttttgctcttttccCCTAGTTTTTTATTAcgatatatactatattaaaatCCAAATTTAAACCAAAGGTGATTTCTGTAAAGGCCCGTATCTTTTATTAAtcatattttgtttgtttaattcaTGTTAACGAAATAGAAATGCAAATTGCATTCTTCAATGCAACATTTATCTAAGCGGTTTTGACATACTATCTAAAggtaatgattttattaaaatacttcgTATAAGTCCTATTCGCtcatagataataaatattcaagttcaagaatataaataacttattaattttaagtataatagatgaaaattaagcttaaatatttttatttaaccttatgtaatagttttcaaaaataaccaCTGTAAATTACAAAGTAATTGAATGTAGTATATAATAACcatgtttaaatgcaaatgcTTTTGGAAAGAAGGCAAACGCATGCAACAGTTGCATTAGTTGCATTGCAGAggtattaaaaacaattgaagtaactaaagttaaaattttcttttgatgtTCTCAACACCAAACATCTTTCTCTGGTTGATCTGGCTATTATTACTGTCAGATCTgcacataaattaaattttataaaacatgccTTTTCTAAGTAAAGCCCACGCACAAAGATGAACCAGAATTTAAACATCTTTGGCATCAGTGAGGCCAAGTAaagtctttgtttttttttatgggtCAACTTTATTCCCttctaactttttgttttattttttcaaaatgaaagttttgttttatgtatattgGTCACAGTTATATAAGCAGTATGTTACTACTGATGTACGTATCTACTGACTACTAAGTTGGTAACAGTTATATATGCAGTACGTAACTCTTTTACGGAATCAATTTTCgtggcttggcgataagacaaaCTGTGTCTTCTTGCCCCGGCCATCtgtatttattttgaaatattcactgtatttatatatttatacggCAAAATATgaaagcaataataaaaaaaagtgattttgaaaaattattgagcaacactaaaaaatgtaatagtgtcaaatttttttagaaaactcaaatcaaaaaattttgtaagtaGTATAGAAAAAGCCGGTTCTGGgtcaaaaatttgtttgaaccATAATTTCATATCATATTAAAGCTTTTATCCTAACCATAATTTCTgagccaaaataaaaaaaatataaaaataatggtagtcatgtaaatttttcttttattaattacgattgtaaaatttttttacaaactggcaaatatataacattattgtAGTATAACAAccatattatattaatatattattatggtTACGTCATAACTATAATTTATgagccaaaaaaaattattttataaaaattttgtaattttaaatagtaaaattgtccttttaaagcataaaaactTCCAGATTGTCCAATTTGTTCATCTTCAGAGTTTAATGTAACCACTAATCCCcttccattatttttttatactcattAACTCTTTATTGACTCTTTTTAGACTCATCAATTCTTTATTGTCAACCCATGAGTTGAACGTCTCAGGatacccataccactttacTAATGATTTGTTTTTGAGTTTACGAACAACTTATTCAatcctaaatattttttgattagttttttgcatttcttgttcataaaaagtacttTGTATTTCTTCATCATTATCGTCAGTTATTTTATACGTCGGTGGATCTGTGAACTGAATCTGTGACACAGTAAAAACCTCCTCAGTCCATCTCGGTTTGTATCCTTTTTCAAACGTTACCTTCTTTTTAGTTATCCTAACTCTATCACTAATTGAAAACTTTGGCTTAACGGGCTCGGATCGTACCTTTCCATTTAGATTCAACCAAACAACATTCTCAT
This window contains:
- the LOC136087485 gene encoding uncharacterized protein LOC136087485, which produces MYLPGMNFTGPGTNLDERLTSTDAYKEWSEFVDRADNPAYHHDLAYKYFTDKKYIDVLDEMVNKYNNTKHSSIKMTPVVASDKKNENVVWLNLNGKVRSEPVKPKFSISDRVRITKKKVTFEKGYKPRWTEEVFTVSQIQFTDPPTYKITDDNDEEIQSTFYEQEMQKTNQKIFRIE